A genomic region of Thunnus albacares chromosome 2, fThuAlb1.1, whole genome shotgun sequence contains the following coding sequences:
- the LOC122966618 gene encoding nuclear factor 7, brain-like, whose amino-acid sequence MAERALFEGYLSCHVCSETFSDPVSLTCNHSFCSSCLQKFWEQAKNKNCPICKRKSSKDYPSINLSLKDLADSFAKRQNNSPETEKEKEKEEVVCHKHPEVPYWFCEDEQRVVCPVCDFLLHHGHKVVPVEQAVSDLKDQLKSDLKSLQDKMDKYKQVEKTYNEMVEHSKKQLLSTEKQIRAEFNKLHQFLKEEEESRLAALREEEEQKGKTISREMKRIQEQISSLSDSISAVEEDLQKHNVSFLSSYKPTQTRARDQCPLSDPQLVSGALIDVAKHLGNLSFRVWEKMKEKVHFSPVILDPNTADPRLYLSDDLTSVRRGDTNQQLPDNPERNTKYITVLGSEGFSSGKHSWEVKVGDYPVWNVGLAKESVDRKGEIFSSPEYGIWCLWHGDGKYIDVVGETVRVKKSLQRIRVQLDYDTGEVSFYDPEDKTHIYTHRDTFTEKLFPYFNLGEAGDAKTTDIKICQTEISL is encoded by the coding sequence ATGGCTGAAAGAGCTCTTTTTGAAGGTTACCTGAGTTGCCACGTGTGTTCAGAGACTTTCAGTGATCCTGTGTCTCTGACCTGCAACCACAGCTTCTGTTCAAGCTGTCTGCAAAAATTCTGGgaacaagctaaaaacaaaaactgtcccatttgtaaaagaaaatcttcaaaGGATTATCCATCCATCAACCTCTCTCTCAAAGACCTGGCTGACTCCTTTGCTAAGAGGCAGAATAATTCACCTGAGacggagaaagaaaaggagaaagaggaggtggTGTGTCATAAACATCCAGAAGTCCCTTATTGGTTCTGTGAGGATGAACAGAGAGTTGTGTGTCCTGTCTGTGATTTTCTTCTCCATCACGGTCACAAGGTGGTTCCTGTAGAACAAGCAGTCAGTGACCTGAAGGACCAGCTGAAATCTGACTTAAAGTCTCTGCAGGACAAGATGGACAAATACAAACAAGTGGAGAAAACATACAATGAAATGGTTGAACACTCCAAGAAGCAGCTGTTGTCCACAGAGAAGCAGATCAGAGCAGAGTTCAACAAGCTCCACCAGTTtctgaaagaggaagaggagtccaGACTGGCagctctgagggaggaagaggagcagaagggGAAGACTAtcagcagagagatgaagaggattCAGGAGCAGatctcctctctgtcagacaGTATCTCTGCTGTTGAAGAagacctgcagaaacacaacgTGTCATTCCTCAGCAGTTATAAACCCACTCAGACCAGAGCCAGAGACCAGTGCCCACTGTCAGATCCACAGCTGGTCTCAGGAGCGCTGATAGATGtggccaaacacctgggcaacctgTCCTTCAGAGTCtgggagaagatgaaggagaaggtCCACTTCAGTCCTGTCATTCTGGACCCAAACACTGCAGACCCCCGTCTCTATCTGTCTGAtgatctgaccagtgtgagacGTGGAGACACAAACCAGCAGCTCCCTGATAATCCAGAGAGAAACACTAAGTATATCACTGTTCTGGGCTCTGAGGGCTTCAGCTCAGGGAAACACAGCTGGGAGGTGAAGGTGGGAGACTATCCTGTCTGGAATGTGGGTTTGGCTAAAGAGTCAGTTGACAGGAAGGGAGAGATATTTTCCTCACCAGAATATGGAATCTGGTGTTTATGGCATGGTGATGGAAAATACATTGATGTTGTTGGTGAGACTGTcagagtgaagaagagtctCCAGAGGATCAGAGTCCAGCTGGACTATGACACGGGGGAGGTGTCCTTCTACGACCCTGAAGACAAGACTCACATCTACACTCACAGAGACActttcactgagaaactcttcCCTTATTTTAACCTTGGAGAGGCTGGTGATGCTAAAACCACTGATATCAAAATCTGTCAAACTGAGATTTCTCTGTGA
- the LOC122966531 gene encoding nuclear factor 7, brain-like: MAEKAALLESFLNCHVCSETFRDPVSLTCNHSFCSSCLQKFWEQAKNKNCPICKRKSSKDYPSINLSLKDLADSFAKTQNNDSSETEKEKEKEEVVCDKHPEVPYWFCEDEQRAVCPVCEFSLHHSHKVVPVEQAVSDLKDQLKSDLESLQDKRDKYEEVEKTYNEMVEHSKKQLLSTEKQIRAEFNKLHQFLKEEEESRLAALREEEEQKGKTISREMKRIQEQISSLSDSISAVEEDLQKHNVSFLSSYKPTQTRARDQCSLSDPQLVSGALIDVAKHLGNLSFRVWEKMKEKVHFSPVILDPNTANPCLYLSDDLTSVRRGDTNQQLPDNPERHTNYSTVLGSEGFSSGKHSWEVEVGDHPDWTVGLAKESVDRKGEIFASPDYGIWCLLHDSGKYTNGLGKTVSVKKSLQRIRVQLDYDRGEVSYYDPEDMTHICTHRDTFTEKLFPYFSIGEAGDAKTTDIKIYQTEISL, translated from the coding sequence ATGGCTGAGAAAGCTGCTCTTTTGGAAAGTTTCCTGAACTGCCATGTGTGTTCAGAGACTTTCAGAGATCCCGTGTCTCTGACCTGCAACCACAGCTTCTGTTCAAGCTGTCTGCAAAAATTCTGGgaacaagctaaaaacaaaaactgtcccatttgtaaaagaaaatcttcaaaGGATTATCCATCCATCAACCTTTCTCTCAAAGACCTGGCTGACTCCTTTGCAAAGACGCAGAATAATGATTCATCTGAGacggagaaagaaaaggagaaagaggaagtggtgTGTGATAAACATCCAGAAGTCCCTTATTGGTTCTGTGAGGATGAACAGAGAGCTGTGTGTCCTGTCTGTGAGTTTTCTCTCCACCACAGTCACAAGGTGGTTCCTGTAGAACAAGCAGTCAGTGACCTGAAGGACCAGCTGAAATCTGACTTAGAGTCTCTGCAGGACAAGAGGGACAAATACGAAGAAGTGGAGAAAACATACAATGAAATGGTTGAACACTCCAAGAAGCAGCTGTTGTCCACAGAGAAGCAGATCAGAGCAGAGTTCAACAAGCTCCACCAGTtcctgaaagaggaagaggagtccaGACTGGCagctctgagggaggaagaggagcagaagggGAAGACTAtcagcagagagatgaagaggattCAGGAGCAGatctcctctctgtcagacaGTATCTCTGCTGTTGAAGAagacctgcagaaacacaacgTGTCATTCCTCAGCAGTTATAAACCCACTCAGACCAGAGCCAGAGACCAGTGCTCACTGTCAGATCCACAGCTGGTCTCAGGAGCACTGATAGATGtggccaaacacctgggcaacctgTCCTTCAGAGTCtgggagaagatgaaggagaaggtCCACTTCAGTCCTGTCATTCTGGACCCAAACACTGCAAACCCctgtctctatctgtctgatgatctgaccagtgtgagacGTGGAGACACAAACCAGCAGCTTCCTGATAATCCAGAGAGACACACTAATTATTCCACTGTTCTGGGCTCTGAGGGCTTCAGCTCAGGGAAACACAgctgggaggtggaggtgggagaCCATCCTGACTGGACTGTGGGTTTGGCTAAAGAGTCAGTTGACAGGAAGGGAGAGATATTTGCCTCACCAGATTATGGAATCTGGTGTTTACTGCATGACAGTGGAAAATACACTAATGGTCTTGGTAAGACTGTCAGCGTGAAGAAGAGTCTCCAGAGGATCAGAGTACAGCTGGACTATGACAGGGGGGAGGTGTCCTATTACGACCCTGAAGATATGACTCACATCTGCACTCACAGAGACActttcactgagaaactcttcCCTTATTTCAGTATCGGAGAGGCTGGTGATGCTAAAACCACTGATATCAAAATCTATCAAACTGAGATTTCTCTGTGA
- the LOC122966575 gene encoding zinc-binding protein A33-like yields MAERALFEGYLSCHVCSETFSDPVSLSCNHSFCSSCLQKFWEQAKNKNCPICKRKSSKDYPSINLSLKDLADSFAKRQNNDSSETEKEKEKEEVVCHKHPEVPYWFCEDEQRVVCPVCDFLLHHGHKVVPVEQAVSDLKDQLKSDLKSLQDKRDKYKQVEKTYNEMIQHSKKQLLSTEKQIRAEFNKLHQFLKEEEESRLAALREEEEQKGKTISREMKRIQEQISSLSDSISAVEEDLQKHKVSFLSSYKPTQTRARDQCSLSDPQLVSGALIDVAKHLGNLSFRVWEKMKEKVHFSPVILDPNTADSRLYLSDDLTSVRRGDTNQQLPDNPERNTKYITVLGSEGFSSGKHSWEVEVGDHPVWNVGLAKESVDRKGKIFSSPDYGIWCLWHGDGKYIDVVGETVRVKKSLQRIRVQLDYDTGEVSFYDPEDMTHIYTHRDTFTEKLFPYFNLGEAGDAKTTDIKICQTEISL; encoded by the coding sequence ATGGCTGAAAGAGCTCTTTTTGAAGGTTACCTGAGTTGCCACGTGTGTTCAGAGACTTTCAGTGATCCTGTGTCTCTGAGCTGCAACCACAGCTTCTGTTCAAGCTGTCTGCAAAAATTCTGGgaacaagctaaaaacaaaaactgtcccatttgtaaaagaaaatcttcaaaGGATTATCCATCCATCAACCTCTCTCTCAAAGACCTGGCTGACTCCTTTGCTAAGAGGCAGAATAATGATTCATCTGAGacggagaaagaaaaggagaaagaggaagtggtgTGTCATAAACATCCAGAAGTCCCTTATTGGTTCTGTGAGGATGAACAGAGAGTTGTGTGTCCTGTCTGTGATTTTCTTCTCCATCACGGTCACAAGGTGGTTCCTGTAGAACAAGCAGTCAGTGACCTGAAGGACCAGCTGAAATCTGACTTAAAGTCTCTACAGGACAAGAGGGACAAATACAAACAAGTGGAGAAAACATACAATGAAATGATTCAACACTCTAAGAAGCAGCTGTTGTCCACAGAGAAGCAGATCAGAGCAGAGTTCAACAAGCTCCACCAGTtcctgaaagaggaagaggagtccaGGCTGGCagctctgagggaggaagaagagcagaAGGGGAAGACTAtcagcagagagatgaagaggattCAGGAGCAGatctcctctctgtcagacaGTATCTCTGCTGTTGAAGAagacctgcagaaacacaaggTGTCATTCCTCAGCAGTTATAAACCCACTCAGACCAGAGCCAGAGACCAGTGCTCACTGTCAGATCCACAGCTGGTCTCAGGAGCGCTGATAGATGtggccaaacacctgggcaacctgTCCTTCAGAGTCtgggagaagatgaaggagaaggtCCACTTCAGTCCTGTCATTCTGGACCCAAACACTGCAGACTCCCGTCTCTATCTGTCTGAtgatctgaccagtgtgagacGTGGAGACACAAACCAGCAGCTCCCTGATAATCCAGAGAGAAACACTAAGTATATCACTGTTCTGGGCTCTGAGGGCTTCAGCTCAGGGAAACACAgctgggaggtggaggtgggagaCCATCCTGTCTGGAATGTGGGTTTGGCTAAAGAGTCAGTTGACAGGAAGGGAAAGATATTTTCCTCACCAGATTATGGAATCTGGTGTTTATGGCATGGTGATGGAAAATACATTGATGTTGTTGGTGAGACTGTcagagtgaagaagagtctCCAGAGGATCAGAGTCCAGCTGGACTATGACACGGGGGAGGTGTCCTTCTACGACCCTGAAGACATGACTCACATCTACACTCACAGAGACActttcactgagaaactcttcCCTTATTTTAACCTTGGAGAGGCTGGTGATGCTAAAACCACTGATATCAAAATCTGTCAAACTGAGATTTCTCTGTGA
- the LOC122966632 gene encoding nuclear factor 7, brain-like has protein sequence MAEKIALLESFLSCHVCSETFRDPVSLTCNHSFCSSCLQKFWEQAKNKNCPICKRKSSKDYPSINLSLKDLADSFAKRQNNDSSETEKEKEKEEVVCHKHPEVPYWFCEDEQRVVCPVCEFSLHQSHKVAPVEQAVSDLKDQLKSDLKSLQDKRNKYKQVEKTYNEMVEHSKNQLLSTEKQIRAEFNKLHQFLKEEEESRLAALREEEEQKGKTISREMKRIQEQISSLSDSISAVEEDLQKHNVSFLSSYKPTQTRARDQCSLSDPQLVSGALIDVAKHLGNLSFRVWEKMKEKVHFSPVILDPNTAHPLLCLSDDLTSVRNGDTKQQLPDNPERNTKYFTVLGSEGFSSGKHSWEVEVGDHPVWLVGFAKESVDRKGETSASPEYGFWCLKHRNGKYIDVVGMSVSVKKSPQRIRVQLDYDKGEVSFYDPEDKTHIYTHRGTFIEKLFPYFNLGKSGDAKTTDIKIC, from the coding sequence ATGGCTGAGAAAATTGCTCTTTTGGAAAGTTTCCTGAGTTGCCATGTGTGTTCAGAGACTTTCAGAGATCCTGTGTCTCTGACTTGCAACCACAGCTTCTGTTCAAGCTGTCTGCAAAAATTCTGGgaacaagctaaaaacaaaaactgtcccatttgtaaaagaaaatcttcaaaGGATTATCCATCCATCAACCTTTCACTCAAAGACCTGGCTGACTCCTTTGCTAAGAGGCAGAATAATGATTCATCTGAGacggagaaagaaaaagagaaagaggaagtggtgTGTCATAAACATCCAGAAGTCCCTTATTGGTTCTGTGAGGATGAACAGAGAGTTGTGTGTCCTGTCTGTGAGTTTTCTCTCCACCAGAGTCACAAGGTGGCTCCTGTAGAACAAGCAGTCAGTGACCTGAAGGACCAGCTGAAATCTGACTTAAAGTCTCTACAGGACAAGAggaacaaatacaaacaagtgGAGAAAACATACAATGAAATGGTTGAACACTCCAAAAATCAACTGTTGTCCACAGAGAAGCAGATCAGAGCAGAGTTCAACAAGCTCCACCAGTtcctgaaagaggaagaggagtccaGACTGGCagctctgagggaggaagaggagcagaagggGAAGACTAtcagcagagagatgaagaggattCAGGAGCAGatctcctctctgtcagacaGTATCTCTGCTGTTGAAGAagacctgcagaaacacaacgTGTCATTCCTCAGCAGTTATAAACCCACTCAGACCAGAGCCAGAGACCAGTGCTCACTGTCAGATCCACAGCTGGTCTCAGGAGCGCTGATAGATGtggccaaacacctgggcaacctgTCCTTCAGAGTCtgggagaagatgaaggagaaggtCCACTTCAGTCCTGTCATTCTGGACCCAAACACTGCACATCCccttctttgtctgtctgatgatctgaccagtgtgagaAATGGAGACACAAAGCAGCAGCTCCCTGATAATCCAGAGAGAAACACTAAGTATTTCACTGTTCTGGGCTCTGAGGGCTTCAGCTCAGGGAAACACAgctgggaggtggaggtgggagaCCATCCTGTCTGGCTTGTCGGTTTTGCTAAAGAGTCAGTTGATAGGAAGGGAGAAACAAGTGCTTCACCAGAATATGGATTCTGGTGTTTAAAGCATCGCAATGGAAAATACATTGATGTTGTGGGTATGTCTGTCAGTGTGAAGAAGAGTCCCCAGAGGATCAGAGTCCAGCTGGACTATGACAAGGGGGAGGTGTCCTTCTACGACCCTGAAGACAAGACTCACATCTACACTCACAGAGGCACTTTCATTGAGAAACTCTTCCCTTATTTTAACCTTGGAAAGTCTGGTGATGCTAAAACCACTGATATCAAAAtctgttaa
- the LOC122970000 gene encoding nuclear factor 7, brain-like, whose amino-acid sequence MAEKAALLESFLSCHVCSETFRDPVSLTCNHSFCSSCLQKFWEQAKNKNCPICKRKSSKDYPSINLSLKDLADSFAKTQNNDSSETEEEKEKEEVVCDKHPEVPYWFCEDEQRAVCPVCDFLLHHGHKLVSMEQAVSDLKDQLKSDLESLQDKRNKYKQVEETYNEMVEHSKKQLLSTEKQIRAEFNKLHQFLKEEEESRLVALREEEEQKGKTISREMKRIQEQISSLSDSISAVEEDLQKHKVSFLSSYKPTQTRARDQCSLSDPQLVSGALIDVAKHLGNLSFRVWEKMKEKVHFSPVILDPNTASPWLYLSDDLTSVRHGDTEQQLPDNPERCTYFADVLGSEGFSSGKHSWEVEVGDHPDWTVGLAKESVDRKGEIFASPDYGIWCLLHDSGKYSNGLGETVTEKKSLQRIRVQLDYDRGELSYYDPEDMTHICTHRDTFTEKLFPYFSIGGAGDAKTTDIKICQTEISLLTLDVAKHLGNLSFRVWEKMKEKVHFSPVILDPNTANPCLYLSDDLTSVRRGDTKQQLPDNPERNTNYATVLGSEGFSSGKHSWEVEVGDHPGWNVGLAKESVDRKGKRFASPEYGIWCLLHDSGKYTDVVGKTVSVKKSLQRIRVQLDYDRGEVSFYDPEDMTHICTHRDTFTEKLFPYFYIGKAGDAKTTDIKICQTEISL is encoded by the exons ATGGCTGAGAAAGCTGCTCTTTTGGAAAGTTTCCTGAGTTGCCACGTGTGTTCAGAGACTTTCAGAGATCCTGTGTCTCTGACCTGCAACCACAGCTTCTGTTCAAGTTGTCTGCAAAAATTCTGGgaacaagctaaaaacaaaaactgtcccatttgtaaaagaaaatcttcaaaGGATTATCCATCCATCAACCTTTCTCTCAAAGACCTGGCTGACTCCTTTGCTAAGACGCAGAATAACGATTCATCTGAGAcggaggaagaaaaggagaaagaggaagtggtgTGTGATAAACATCCAGAAGTCCCTTATTGGTTCTGTGAGGATGAACAGAGAGCTGTGTGTCCTGTCTGTGATTTTCTTCTCCATCACGGTCACAAGTTGGTGTCTATGGAACAAGCAGTCAGTGACCTGAAGGACCAGCTGAAATCTGACTTAGAGTCTCTACAGGACAAGAggaacaaatacaaacaagtgGAGGAAACATACAATGAAATGGTTGAACACTCCAAGAAGCAGCTGTTGTCCACAGAGAAGCAGATCAGAGCAGAGTTCAACAAGCTCCACCAGTtcctgaaagaggaagaggagtccaGACTGGTagctctgagggaggaagaggagcagaagggGAAGACTAtcagcagagagatgaagaggattCAGGAGCAGatctcctctctgtcagacaGCATTTCTGCTGTTGAAGAagacctgcagaaacacaaggTGTCATTCCTCAGCAGTTATAAACCCACTCAGACCAGAGCCAGAGACCAGTGCTCACTGTCAGATCCACAGCTGGTCTCAGGAGCACTGATAGATGtggccaaacacctgggcaacctgTCCTTCAGAGTCtgggagaagatgaaggagaaggtCCACTTCAGTCCTGTCATTCTGGACCCAAACACTGCAAGTCCCTGGCTCTATCTGTCTGAtgatctgaccagtgtgagacatggagacacagagcagcagctcccTGATAATCCAGAAAGATGCACTTATTTTGCAGATGTTCTGGGCTCTGAGGGCTTCAGCTCAGGGAAACACAgctgggaggtggaggtgggagaCCATCCTGACTGGACTGTGGGTTTGGCTAAAGAGTCAGTTGACAGGAAGGGAGAGATATTTGCCTCACCAGATTATGGAATCTGGTGTTTACTGCATGACAGTGGCAAATACTCTAATGGTCTTGGTGAGACTgtcacagagaagaagagtctCCAGAGGATCAGAGTCCAGCTGGACTATGACAGGGGGGAGTTGTCCTATTACGACCCTGAAGACATGACTCACATCTGCACTCACAGAGACActttcactgagaaactcttcCCATATTTCAGTATCGGAGGGGCTGGTGATGCTAAAACCACTGATATCAAAATCTGTCAAACTGAGATTTCTCT ATTGACT TTAGATGtggccaaacacctgggcaacctgTCCTTCAGAGTCtgggagaagatgaaggagaaggtCCACTTCAGTCCTGTCATTCTGGACCCAAACACTGCAAACCCctgtctctatctgtctgatgatctgaccagtgtgagacGTGGAGACACAAAGCAGCAGCTCCCTGATAATCCAGAGAGAAACACTAATTATGCCACTGTTCTGGGCTCTGAGGGCTTCAGCTCAGGGAAACACAgctgggaggtggaggtgggagaCCATCCTGGCTGGAATGTGGGTTTGGCTAAAGAGTCAGTTGACAGGAAGGGAAAGCGATTTGCTTCACCAGAATATGGAATCTGGTGTTTACTGCATGACAGTGGAAAATACACTGATGTTGTTGGTAAGACTGTCAGTGTGAAGAAGAGTCTCCAGAGGATCAGAGTCCAGCTGGACTATGACAGGGGGGAGGTGTCCTTCTACGACCCTGAAGACATGACTCACATCTGCACTCACAGAGACActttcactgagaaactcttcCCTTATTTTTACATTGGAAAGGCTGGTGATGCTAAAACCACTGATATCAAAATCTGTCAAACTGAGATTTCTCTGTGA